One stretch of Schizosaccharomyces pombe strain 972h- genome assembly, chromosome: III DNA includes these proteins:
- the cgs2 gene encoding dual-specifity cAMP/cGMP phosphodiesterase Cgs2, whose amino-acid sequence MHAALEIKEAEFQTDQVVGLVENSFTLYSLGQNGGPLESCCSSHLISDGAFQEIISLDGGSHLSALVELIQSKHLSVDSWSSITKYDNYTVENESYAKAWHLSEQRIKTFLITHCHLDHIYGAVINSAMFGPQNPRTIVGLNYVIDTLKKHVFNNLLWPSLDKAGFINFQVVEPSMYTSLTTTLSILPFPVNHGSSFGQELKSSAFLFRNNLSDRYFLAFGDVEPDMVASEPLNIHIWRACSSLIAQRKLSHILIECSTPDIPDTLLFGHFCPRHLVNELCILQSLVQSYGVIMPTLTCLLTHLKSHPLQSANPADVILEQLESLSSKSSLSVTFKILQRGQFYKF is encoded by the exons ATGCATGCAGCACTCGAAATCAAAGAAGCTGAATTTCAAACCGATCAAGTAGTAGGACTCGTagaaaattcttttacATTATATTCATTG GGACAAAAT GGGGGTCCATTGGAGTCTTGCTGTAGCAGTCATTTGATTTCTGATGGCGCATTTCAAGAAATTATATCGCTGGATGGTGGAAGCCACCTATCGGCGTTGGTTGAGTTGATCCAGTCAAAACACCTGTCCGTCGATTCTTGGTCTTCCATCACCAAGTATGACAATTATACGGTGGAAAATGAATCATACGCAAAAGCCTGGCACCTTTCAGAGCAAAGGATTAAAACGTTTCTCATCACACACTGTCATTTAGACCACATCTATGGAGCCGTCATCAATAGCGCCATGTTTGGTCCTCAAAATCCTAGAACCATAGTTGGGTTAAACTATGTGATCGATACCCTAAAAAAGCACGTGTTTAATAACTTATTATGGCCTTCCCTCGACAAAGCCggatttattaattttcagGT GGTTGAGCCTTCCATGTATACTAGTTTAACGACTACTTTGTCTATATTGCCCTTTCCCGTTAATCATGGCTCCTCTTTCGGTCAAGAGCTAAAGTCGTCtgcatttttatttaggAATAACCTATCCGACAGATACTTTTTGGCTTTCGGGGACGTCGAACCCGATATGGTAGCCTCAGAACCGCTTAACATTCATATTTGGAGAGCTTGCTCTAGTTTAATTGCTCAAAGAAAGCTTTCTCATATTCTTATCGAATGCTCCACTCCTGACATCCCTGATACTCTTTTGTTTGGTCATTTTTGCCCTAGACATCTAGTGAACGAGCTTTGTATACTCCAATCTCTGGTCCAGAGTTATGGCGTTATCATGCCTACCCTTACGTGTTTGCTCACTCATTTGAAATCACATCCTCTTCAGTCGGCGAATCCTGCCGATGTTATATTGGAGCAGTTAGAGTCGTTGTCTTCCAAAAGTTCTCTTTCAGTCACATTTAAAATCCTTCAGCGTGgtcaattttataaattttaa
- the dsc5 gene encoding UBA/UAS domain-containing protein — protein MSGSRKQEAIDELRNSLDVPADTAQSVLESFNWDVQEAIESLTGESSRVDRNSKLGLSFGVFQSVFSLLFSGLHKLWMILSRVPLISTFIPIFGTTKRVLSPADTANKLVQNLEEQYGTEHIDFFTDGGYMEALTRIKRNYGVALLFFTSSKNDDSETFSRSVLMNQELKEFLNRRNILCWTGDVCEDEAFRGSRQFHCTKFPSAVLVMYSPQLSELVVAAQLHGCLDSSSIITNLTNALAKHLPSLERFRSEREAREAARELRRQQDNAYQASLARDRERQAFARAEEERLAKEKEEREIVQKKKKQYRAWLASNLPPEPSSEDEPARLSIRFPDGSRAVRRFKKDDTVESVYNYVDYMLFEKEEPEEFGRATSSSNPVTPPSDYKHDFHFQLYSSLPRALLKPSVAISTNKAIFPNGTVVVELDD, from the exons ATGTCAGGGTCTCGAAAACAAGAAGCAATAGACGAATTAAGGAACTCTCTTGATGTTCCTGCTGATACTGCTCAATCTGTTTTGGAATCATTTAATTGGGACGTTCAG GAAGCGATCGAGAGTTTAACTGGAGAATCGTCAAGAGTCGATAGAAATTCAAAGCTTGGATTAAGTTTCGGCGTCTTTCAAtctgttttttctttgctatTCAGTGGGTTGCACAAACTATGGATGATTTTGTCAAGGGTTCCTCTGATTTCAACATTTATCCCCATTTTTGGTACTACTAAGCGTGTCCTTTCTCCTGCAGACACTGCGAACAAGCTGGTTCAGAATTTAGAAGAGCAATACGGTACTGAGcatattgatttttttactgaTGGCGGCTACATGGAAGCGTTGACACGTATTAAGCGTAATTATGGAGTCGCattgcttttctttactaGCTCAAAGAATGATGACTCTGAGACGTTTTCCAGGAGTGTTCTTATGAACCAAGAGCtaaaggaatttttaaatcgtCGAAACATTCTTTGCTGGACTGGTGATGTTTGTGAGGATGAGGCTTTCCGAGGTTCTCGTCAATTCCACTGCACTAAATTTCCCTCCGCAGTCCTTGTTATGTATTCACCTCAGCTATCTGAGCTTGTAGTTGCCGCCCAACTCCATGGATGTCTTGATAGTTCCAGCATCATTACCAATCTAACTAATGCTTTGGCTAAACATCTTCCTTCTCTTGAGCGTTTCCGTTCGGAGAGAGAAGCACGAGAAGCTGCTCGCGAGTTACGACGTCAACAAGACAATGCCTATCAAGCGTCCCTTGCCCGCGATCGCGAGCGTCAAGCTTTCGCGAGAGCAGAAGAAGAGCGTCTTGCAAAggagaaagaagaaagagaaatcgttcagaaaaagaaaaaacaatatcgTGCTTGGCTTGCTTCTAATCTTCCACCGGAGCCATCATCTGAAGATGAACCTGCTCGTCTTTCGATCCGTTTTCCCGACGGATCTCGGGCTGTTCGAAGGTTTAAGAAGGATGATACTGTTGAATCCGTTTACAACTATGTGGATTATatgctttttgaaaaagaggAGCCTGAAGAATTCGGTCGCGCTACTTCATCTTCTAATCCGGTCACTCCACCAAGTGACTATAAGCatgattttcattttcaactaTATTCTTCTTTGCCCAGAGCTTTGCTGAAACCATCAGTGGCTATTTCTACTAACAAAGCCATCTTTCCAAATGGCACTGTGGTGGTGGAGCTGGATGATtga
- the lsm7 gene encoding U6 snRNP-associated protein Lsm7, whose amino-acid sequence MSSLQKRPGPGNSSQPTERPRKESILDLSRYQDQRIQATFTGGRQITGILKGFDQLMNLVLDDVEEQLRNPEDGKLTGAIRKLGLVVVRGTTLVLIAPMDGSEEIPNPFVQAE is encoded by the exons ATGTCCAGTCTTCAAAAACGCCCTGGCCCAGGTAACTCTAGTCAACCGAC TGAAAGACCAAGAAAAGAATCTATCCTTGATCTTTCTAGATATCAAGATCAACGAATTCAAGCCACGTTTACGGGGGGCCGACAAATTACCGGTATTCTAAAAGGATTCGATCAGTTGATGAACCTTGTACTTGACGATGTAGAGGAACAGCTTCGCAATCCTGAGGATGGTAAACTTACTGGAGCTATTAGAAAGTTAGGTCTTGTAGTCGTTCGTGGAACAACTTTAGTTTTGATTGCTCCCATGGATGGTTCTGAGGAGATACCGAATCCATTCGTCCAAGCTGAATAA
- a CDS encoding purine nucleoside transmembrane transporter: protein MLFLKLVASVLALMTIVPAQAGLIGKRSVFKPKVMIINMFSLEANAWLSQMDDLYANNITVVGLNRLYPQVHCNTQQTICQMTTGEGKSNAASSIMALTLSPKFDLTETFFLISGIAGINPYAASLGSVGVARFAVDIDLINSVDLRELPSYFQSSGWEIDTDPYENGSSNEIVYPESMPYQTNLYELNNTLITAAMEIIKDVVLEDNEKAASYRKLYNESAARRPPFITQCDTATGDNYWAGTYMGDFVSNITNVLTNSTGHYCTTQQEDNASLTALTRASFDGLVNINRVVIMRSGSDFDRGAGNITALANLLNSTGHVSSLACDNLYHAGAPLIDHIVNHWSYWT, encoded by the coding sequence atgttgTTCTTAAAACTTGTGGCATCTGTGCTGGCCCTAATGACTATTGTTCCAGCCCAGGCTGGTTTAATTGGTAAAAGATCTGTTTTTAAACCAAAGGTGATGATTATCAATATGTTTTCACTCGAAGCAAACGCTTGGTTGTCACAGATGGATGATCTTTATGCCAATAACATTACGGTGGTAGGCTTAAATCGACTATATCCTCAAGTGCATTGTAATACGCAACAGACGATCTGTCAAATGACCACTGGTGAGGGTAAATCTAATGCTGCTTCCTCTATTATGGCCCTTACTCTTAGTCCCAAATTTGACCTTACGGAAACATTCTTTTTGATTTCTGGTATTGCTGGAATTAATCCATATGCTGCCTCATTAGGTTCAGTAGGTGTTGCCCGCTTTGCTGTCGAcattgatttaattaacTCAGTGGATCTGCGTGAACTTCCAAGTTATTTCCAATCTTCCGGTTGGGAGATTGACACTGATCCTTATGAAAATGGATCTAGTAATGAAATAGTGTATCCCGAGTCAATGCCTTATCAAACAAACCTTTATGAGCTCAATAATACTCTAATTACTGCCGCTATGGAAATTATAAAGGACGTAGTCCTTGAAGACAATGAGAAGGCGGCTAGCTATCGCAAGCTTTACAATGAATCTGCCGCACGACGTCCTCCGTTTATTACACAGTGCGATACTGCAACTGGTGATAACTATTGGGCTGGTACTTATATGGGCGATTTTGTCAGTAACATCACCAATGTTCTCACCAACAGCACCGGACACTACTGTACAACGCAACAAGAGGATAATGCCTCTCTCACTGCTCTGACACGTGCCTCGTTTGACGGCTTGGTTAATATTAACCGTGTGGTAATTATGCGGTCTGGATCGGATTTTGATCGTGGTGCTGGTAATATCACTGCGCTTGCTAACTTACTCAACAGCACTGGACATGTTTCCTCATTGGCATGTGACAATCTTTATCACGCCGGTGCTCCTTTAATTGACCATATTGTAAATCATTGGTCTTACTGGacttaa
- the ret2 gene encoding coatomer delta subunit Ret2, with amino-acid sequence MVVLAVSIVNRGGKAIISRQFREMSRVRVESLLSSFPALVSEKSQNTTVESDNVRFVYQPLDELYIVLITNLQSNILQDIDTLHLLSQVVTSICSSLEEREILEYAFEIFTAFDEATSLGYRDNVSLTQIKTYLEMESHEEKIQEIVSRNKEIEATEERKRRIKQLELQKKEAARRAAQNLPSADAYESIGYQTVNTTFATSNVEDESAMESYHAAAKASSAPKAKGMQLGKKKNTSLLY; translated from the exons ATG GTCGTCCTGGCAGTAAGTATTGTGAATCGTGGGGGAAAAG CCATCATCTCGAGACAATTTCGTGAGATGTCTCGTGTAAGAGTAGAAAGCCTTTTGTCTTCCTTCCCCGCTCTCGTTTCGGAAAAGTCTCAAAATACCACGGTGGAGTCTGACAACGTCAGGTTCGTATACCAACCGTTGGACGAACTGTATATCGTGTTGATCACCAATTTACAATCTAATATTTTGCAAGACATTGATACATTACATCTCCTCTCTCAAGTGGTAACATCGATTTGTTCGTCGCTTGAAGAACGAGAGATTCTGGAATATGCATTTGAAATCTTTACTGCGTTTGACGAAGCTACCAGCCTTGGCTACAGAGACAATGTATCTTTGACACAGATCAAAACTTATTTGGAAATGGAGAGTCACGAAGagaaaattcaagaaaTTGTATCAAGA aacaaagaaattgaagcaaCTGAAGAAAGGAAGCGCCGCATCAAACAACTTGAattacaaaagaaagaagctGCAAGACGGGCGGCTCAGAATCTTCCCAGTGCAGATGCGTATGAATCCATTGGGTATCAAACAGTTAATACAACCTTTGCTACGTCTAATGTTGAAGACGAATCTGCCATGGAGTCTTATCACGCTGCAGCAAAGGCTTCTTCTGCTCCCAAAGCGAAAGGAATGCAACTTggaaagaagaagaatacTAGCTTgttatattaa
- the wtf18 gene encoding wtf antidote-like meiotic drive suppressor Wtf18 has product MKNNYTSLKSPLDEEDELKTDHEIDLEKGLLPEYNSEEEGTLPLYSDISKLANPVPEDSSTGPTEIANPNVERRQEFKDSHPNIYFLLRLLISVLAVSVVFFTAWVCVNPLEKSIFGKVAFSVTIGITCPILFIATFCFFETWTQAVAQCIKVTVIFLAQCVKVTVIFLAQCVKVTAVFLAKCVKVIAVGLYNSKKDLVVTIWLAWVVICFILFGCVKDGRLNLNKALICSTCSISAALFFILLLVCIPIWTLKHMLFGLFQVLGVQSCVVIVTKGLMYLFDKHIDATGYEIEASSLFVIGNFLFFYEMECPGALKRMPKFIRNGIASFLEGIGNAFGGIGNAIGRIGNAFRGANDNNNNIPLEETEAESEV; this is encoded by the exons atgaagaataattACACTTCCTTGAAAAGTCCTctagatgaagaagatgaactGAAGACAGATCATGAAAtcgatttggaaaaagggCTACTTCCAGAATATAATTCAGAGGAAGAGGGCACACTGCCTCTATATTCAG ACATTTCGAAACTTGCTAATCCTGTACCTGAGGATTCAAGTACAGGACCTACAGAAATTGCGAATCCCAATGTCGAAAGAAGACAAGAATTCAAAGATTCACATccaaatatatatttcctTCTGAGACTACTAATATCAGTTCTTGCAGTTAGTGTTGTCTTTTTTACTGCATGGGTTTGTGTAAACCCGTTGGAGAAGTCGATATTCGGCAAGGTAGCTTTCTCCGTCACAATTGGTATAACATGTCCAATATTGTTTATTGCTACTTTCT GCTTCTTTGAAACTTGGACCCAGGCAGTGGCACAATGTATAAAGGTGACTGTAATTTTCTTGGCACAATGTGTAAAGGTGACTGTAATTTTCTTGGCACAATGTGTAAAGGTGACTGCAGTTTTCTTGGCAAAATGTGTAAAGGTAATTGCGGTCGGTTTGTAtaactcaaaaaaagatttggtGGTTACAATCTGGCTCGCATGGGTAgtcatttgttttatacTCTTTGGTTGCGTCAAGGATGGTAGACTAAACTTAAATAAGGCACTCATCTGTTCCACATGCAGTATTTCGGctgctttatttttcattttattgcTTG TTTGTATTCCAATTTGGACACTCAAGCATATGCTTTTTGGTTTGTTTCAAGTGCTGGGTGTACAAAGTTGTGTCGTTATTGTAACGAAAGGTTTgatgtatttatttgataaacaTATCGACGCGACAGGCTACGAAATTGAAGCCTCTTCACTCTTTGTTATaggaaattttcttttcttttacgaAATGG AATGTCCAGGTGCTCTCAAAAGGATGCCCAAATTTATCAGGAATGGTATAGCTTCTTTCCTAG AAGGTATAGGAAATGCATTTGGAGGGATAGGAAATGCAATTGGGCGGATAGGAAATGCGTTTAGAGGTGCCAAcgataataataataacattCCCTTGGAAGAAACGGAGGCCGAAAGCGAAGTCTAA
- the dbp6 gene encoding ATP-dependent RNA helicase Dbp6, translating into MSVEVDKSSHSKPKIEKKSKRNKRKWLNDENKTHVTASEAAIERLKKSASFSQAAQQALKQSRKEDNERDIEMQDVDAEAQPHDLLPIPQPSVEDFVDSKPHVKNITSVLPKWLAEPITVDPNTTVEFSSLNISSKLVERLQKQNITRGFAVQAAVLPLLLQDGRHGPMYSYGGDVCVSAATGSGKTLSYVIPIVQCLSHRTVPRLRCVVIVPTRELTVQVAKTFEYYMSGAGLQVCAWTGQKSLRHETYQLNGDENECRIDVLVSTPGRLVDHIRNDESFSLQHLRYMVIDEADRLLDQSFQDWVDTVMMEISHPKCLQNKSNILDLDQNISPTFLPDIDTLLPYRLPSPLQKLVFSATLTRDPSKIASLKLHNPRLVLVQNKDMEVDDGGEIEDDAIVFSVPPTLQEYHVSVSSEKPILLYHLIHSKNLTNILCFVKSNEAAARLHRLLELIHESLNQSFSCGLFTSSLSRDERKKIISRFATGDLNLLVCSDLMARGIDVANTQNVINYDPPLSVRSYVHRIGRTARAGREGFAWTLVQSHEGHHFSKLVKQLRRTLPIKRIKIEFSHISEEFVVAYDKALEALRVEVFNSRYPQQKSFLT; encoded by the coding sequence ATGTCTGTTGAAGTAGATAAATCTTCTCATTCGAAGcctaaaattgaaaaaaagagcaagagaaataaaagaaaatggcTTAATGACGAGAATAAGACTCATGTTACTGCTTCTGAGGCTGCCATTGAGAGATTGAAGAAATCCGCTAGCTTTTCACAAGCTGCACAACAAGCTTTAAAGCAATCGAGAAAGGAAGACAATGAGCGAGATATAGAAATGCAGGATGTTGATGCTGAAGCTCAACCTCATGATTTGTTACCAATTCCACAACCATCAGTTGAAGACTTTGTAGATTCAAAACCGCatgttaaaaatatcaCCTCTGTCTTGCCTAAATGGCTAGCTGAGCCCATAACTGTCGATCCTAATACAACTGTGGAATTCTCGTCTTTAAATATATCTAGTAAACTTGTCGAGCGACTTCAAAAACAGAACATCACCCGTGGATTTGCTGTTCAGGCTGCTGTATTACCGTTACTCTTACAAGATGGAAGACACGGTCCGATGTATAGTTATGGTGGAGATGTTTGTGTAAGTGCAGCTACTGGCAGTGGTAAAACTCTTTCGTATGTGATTCCCATCGTCCAATGTCTTAGTCACCGTACAGTACCTCGTTTGCGTTGTGTGGTTATTGTTCCCACACGAGAATTGACAGTCCAGGTTGCTAAAACCTTTGAGTATTATATGTCTGGTGCCGGTTTACAAGTTTGTGCCTGGACTGGTCAAAAAAGTTTACGACATGAAACATATCAACTAAATGGTGATGAGAACGAATGTCGTATTGATGTGTTGGTGAGCACTCCAGGTCGATTAGTTGACCATATCCGAAATGACGAAAGTTTCTCTTTGCAACATTTGCGTTACATGGTAATTGATGAAGCTGACCGGTTGCTCGATCAAAGCTTTCAGGACTGGGTGGATACTGTGATGATGGAAATATCTCATCCTAAATGTCTTCAgaataaatcaaatatcTTGGATTTAgatcaaaatatttctcCCACATTTTTACCTGATATTGACACACTTTTACCATATCGTTTACCTTCTCCTTTACAAAAACTTGTATTTTCAGCAACGTTAACTAGAGACccttcaaaaattgcatCTCTTAAACTTCATAATCCACGTTTGGTCCTCGttcaaaataaagatatGGAGGTTGATGATGGTGGAGAAATTGAGGACGATGCAATTGTATTTAGTGTTCCTCCTACTTTGCAAGAATACCACGTCTCTGTCAGTTCAGAAAAACCTATACTACTTTACCATTTAATAcactcaaaaaatttgactaatattctttgttttgtcAAGTCCAATGAGGCAGCAGCTCGATTACACCGTTTACTGGAATTAATTCATGAATCCTTGAATCAAAGTTTCTCCTGTGGGTTATTTACCTCATCTTTATCAAGGGatgagagaaaaaaaattatcagtAGGTTTGCAACTGGCGATTTGAATTTGTTGGTGTGCTCAGACCTGATGGCGCGTGGTATTGACGTTGCTAATACTCAAAATGTGATTAATTATGACCCCCCGTTAAGCGTTCGTAGCTACGTTCACAGAATTGGACGTACTGCTCGTGCTGGGCGTGAAGGTTTTGCATGGACACTTGTTCAAAGTCATGAGGGGCATCATTTTTCGAAGCTGGTTAAGCAACTTAGAAGAACCTTACCCATAAAACGTATAAAGATTGAGTTTTCTCATATTTCGGAAGAGTTTGTAGTCGCATATGACAAGGCGCTTGAGGCCCTTCGTGTGGAAGTATTCAATTCACGTTATCCACAACAAAAGTCCTTTTTAACTTAa
- the ear1 gene encoding SPRY domain membrane protein, specificity factor required for ubiquitination Ear1 translates to MHPDQIRQLRLQESSNTHPNLAILFIFIALAAVIVLLICLLSVILLLRYTRHGRILLKNTNPGELDDEALENEHIDEEGFSLLDDMGKERYLQAREFELNSMKSNVNTDAKLLDFLQVQEKGVLAWHFIPNQEYNCYVKNKTELSFLGNEECCMQTNLPLQRINEVYYFEVKLLDVPIDTLVSIGLATKPYPPFRLPGWNFWSTAYVSDGTRRSNSPFTGKPYSSFYQQGDVIGVGYKPKCNRIFFTRNGRRCAELPCTYRNLYPTVGAIGPCTLHVNLGQAGYVFIEANIKKWRLAPAVGSLAPPPSYSTSQPTISWDAASESSAGTTTQGDTNRPDKSKNRSPPINFDGTSYDAAGNVFSPSSSNNQAYQMHSMPATDEV, encoded by the coding sequence ATGCATCCCGATCAGATTCGCCAGTTGAGATTACAGGAATCTTCAAACACCCATCCTAATTTAGCAATCcttttcatatttattGCATTAGCCGCTGTCATTGTTCTTTTAATCTGTCTTTTGTCAGTCATCTTATTACTGCGATACACACGACATGGACGGATCTTGCTGAAAAACACCAATCCTGGTGAGTTGGACGACGAAGCGTTAGAGAATGAACatattgatgaagaaggaTTTAGTTTATTGGATGATATGGGGAAAGAACGGTATTTACAAGCTCGTGAGTTTGAGTTGAATTCCATGAAATCTAACGTCAACACGGATGCAAAGCTGCTTGACTTCCTACAAGTTCAAGAGAAGGGCGTATTAGCATGGCACTTTATCCCAAATCAGGAATATAATTGCtatgttaaaaataaaactgaaTTGTCTTTTTTGGGCAACGAAGAATGTTGCATGCAAACCAATTTGCCTTTGCAGAGGATCAATGAAGTATACTATTTTGAAGTAAAACTTTTAGACGTACCTATTGATACCTTGGTTTCCATCGGTCTGGCTACCAAGCCATATCCGCCGTTTCGATTGCCTGGTTGGAATTTTTGGTCTACTGCTTATGTGTCGGATGGAACACGCCGCAGTAATTCACCATTTACGGGAAAACCGTACTCCTCTTTCTACCAGCAGGGAGATGTAATTGGTGTTGGTTACAAACCGAAGTGCAATCGGATCTTCTTTACACGTAACGGTCGTCGGTGTGCAGAACTGCCGTGTACATATCGAAATTTGTATCCTACGGTTGGTGCAATTGGACCTTGTACCTTACATGTCAATCTTGGACAAGCAGGATATGTATTTATTGAAGCAAACATCAAGAAATGGAGACTCGCTCCTGCGGTTGGAAGCTTGGCTCCTCCTCCGTCGTATTCTACATCGCAGCCAACTATTAGTTGGGATGCAGCTAGTGAGTCTTCAGCGGGTACAACAACGCAGGGCGATACAAATAGACCCGACAAATCGAAAAATAGGTCACCtccaataaattttgatgGTACCTCGTATGATGCGGCTGGTAATGTTTTCAGTCCATCATCATCCAACAATCAAGCTTATCAAATGCACTCCATGCCTGCTACCGATGAAGTATAA
- a CDS encoding transthyretin/hydroxyisourate hydrolase domain-containing protein, translating to MASNPPQPQGPALTAHILNTMSGIPAAGVQVALFKLNESPTPSQQFIATTETNANGRVTSWNVDLSTVESGIYTFRFETGAYFDSLGVTSFYPYVEMAVRINKGQHYHIPLLLAPYGYTTYRGS from the coding sequence atggcTAGTAATCCTCCTCAACCTCAAGGACCTGCCTTGACAGCACATATTCTTAATACCATGTCGGGTATTCCAGCAGCTGGCGTACAAGTGGCATTGTTCAAGCTTAACGAGTCGCCTACGCCTTCACAACAATTCATAGCGACGACGGAAACCAACGCTAATGGACGTGTAACGAGTTGGAACGTTGATCTCTCGACAGTGGAGTCGGGAATTTACACGTTTCGTTTTGAAACTGGTGCATATTTTGATTCCCTGGGTGTCACATCTTTTTACCCATATGTTGAGATGGCCGTACGCATCAACAAGGGGCAACATTATCATATTCCTCTACTTCTTGCACCATACGGCTACACTACTTATCGTGGGTCTTGA